From Carassius auratus strain Wakin chromosome 22, ASM336829v1, whole genome shotgun sequence, a single genomic window includes:
- the LOC113039778 gene encoding 5-hydroxytryptamine receptor 2B-like: MASSSVSSTPELNQTGSENWESLQPGEPLRWAALLILLVIIPTIGGNILVILAVSLERKLQNATNFFLMSLAVADLLVGLLVMPIALVTVLFHSRWPLADFLCPIWLFLDVLFSTASIMHLCAISLDRYIAIKKPIQHSQFKSRAKALAKIALVWLISIGIAIPIPIKGLQVFDHPNNVTFNNNHTCLLSPEGFGDFKVYGSLTAFFIPLTIMMIIYLLTIQVLRKKAYLLRSRAARPSISTVFHQELPVVSSPEKVVIANGIKRDRTLHPVTRDEIPLRRMSTIGKRSMQNLSNEQRASKVLGIVFMLFVVMWCPFFITNVTSVLCQGCNSNLMDQLLDIFQWVGYVSSGINPLVYTLFNRTFRQAFRRYITCNYRRVRTPKIQRRNRISFRPSVTENSKRFMKHGMKNGISTVSYQSPLRRRPTHLQTSLNITLDTLLLTDNEDFKPDEHVSHV, translated from the exons ATGGCTAGCAGTAGCGTCTCCTCTACGCCAGAGCTCAACCAAACAGGGAGCGAGAATTGGGAATCCCTCCAGCCTGGAGAACCACTCCGTTGGGCCGCGCTGCTCATTCTTCTGGTTATCATCCCCACCATTGGTGGAAACATCCTGGTCATTCTGGCAGTGTCTTTGGAGAGAAAACTCCAGAACGCCACTAACTTCTTCCTGATGTCTCTGGCTGTGGCCGATCTGCTGGTGGGATTGCTAGTAATGCCCATCGCTCTGGTGACTGTGCTATTTC ACTCCAGGTGGCCCCTTGCAGATTTCCTGTGCCCTATCTGGTTGTTCCTGGATGTCTTGTTTTCGACTGCCTCCATCATGCACCTGTGTGCCATCTCCCTGGACCGCTACATTGCAATCAAGAAACCAATCCAGCACAGCCAGTTCAAGTCCAGAGCTAAAGCGCTGGCTAAGATAGCACTTGTCTGGCTAATCTCTATAG GTATTGCAATACCAATTCCAATCAAAGGGCTACAAGTCTTCGACCATCCAAACAATGTCACGTTCAACAACAACCACACCTGTCTGTTGTCACCAGAAGGTTTCGGGGACTTCAAGGTGTATGGGTCTTTGACGGCTTTCTTTATACCACTCACAATTATGATGATTATCTACTTGCTGACAATCCAAGTACTGCGCAAGAAGGCCTATCTTTTGAGATCGCGAGCAGCAAGGCCCAGCATTTCCACTGTCTTCCACCAGGAGTTGCCGGTTGTCTCTTCGCCTGAGAAAGTGGTCATTGCAAATGGAATAAAAAGGGACCGAACACTGCATCCCGTCACAAGGGATGAGATCCCTCTCCGCAGGATGTCCACCATAGGAAAGAGGTCCATGCAAAACTTGAGCAATGAACAAAGAGCATCAAAGGTTCTGGGGATTGTATTCATGTTGTTTGTTGTGATGTGGTGTCCTTTCTTCATTACCAATGTGACTTCTGTACTCTGTCAAGGGTGCAACAGTAATCTAATGGACCAGCTGTTGGATATCTTTCAATGGGTGGGCTACGTTTCGTCGGGAATCAACCCGCTGGTTTATACGCTGTTTAACAGGACATTCAGGCAGGCCTTTAGGCGCTACATCACATGTAACTACAGACGTGTAAGGACTCCAAAAATTCAACGGAGAAACAGAATTTCTTTTCGGCCATCGGTGACCGAAAACTCAAAACGGTTTATGAAACACGGTATGAAGAATGGCATCAGCACTGTAAGTTATCAGAGTCCTCTTCGGCGGCGTCCTACGCACCTGCAGACCTCTCTGAACATCACGCTGGACACATTGCTTCTGACGGACAATGAAGATTTCAAACCTGACGAACACGTAAGCCACGTGTAG